GTCGATGGGAATTTCTTTAAAGGCTTTAATGCCTGCTGCCTCAGCCTCTGCTATTTCATCGTGGGTGCGTGCTTCATCTAGCCAGCCTTGTGCCTGCTTATAAACTCTGGTGGCAGAGCCGCATTTTAACTCTCTGGGTCGAATTTTGTGACTTAGTTGTTCCATTTTATCCAAGGCTTTTAATTTATGCCAACCCCTTTTTATTGCCTTGTAAATTGCCAGGTAAGATAAACGGGCTTGATTAAGTTTTCTAACATTACGTATAAAATTAAGTGGATGCTCTTTAGGGGATTCAAAGCAAATTAAATCTACAGGGTGGCCCAAATCCTGTATAATACATTGGTGTAGATGTGCATAGTGCCCGGCTCTACAAGGACCATAGCCTCCAGAGGTGACAATGGTATCCATACCCTTTTCAATGGTTTCAAGATATGTTCCCAGTAATATTTTATAGGGCAAGCATGCAAATTCCGGCGCATACTTTACCCCTAAATCCAGTGTTTTCTTACTGGGGCGAGGGGGCACAATAACTTCATTGCCCATTTCTTCCAAAAGCATCTTAAAGGCTATATGTGAATGACCCATATGAGGGAAAGTTATTTTAGGCATTTTTCATCGCCTCTTTTCTGCGTTTAACCATATCTACAAAGGCTTCTAAACGAGTAAATATTCCTGCTTCGCCGCTGTGTTCATCGATGGTAACAGTCATAAAAGGTATGTGGGTATGCTTTTTAGATTCAAGCTCCATATATTTGTCTACCATAGAATCAGGTCCACAGCCAAAGGCTGTGAGATGAATAATACCGTCTACCTTACCATTCTCAAAAAAGTGAAAAGCCGATTTCAGTACCATATCGCTAAAAGTCCAAAACATATTTTTGGGTATTTTATTATTTTGTTTATTTAACTGACTAATCGGTACTTGCTCAACAGTAATAACTTTAACCCCTAATCGGTTTAACTTTTCAAGAATGTTTATACTTATGTAACTGTCATGAACAGCATAAGGGTATCCAAGGACAGCAAACCTTAAGTGGTAATCTTTATGGTGGGCAGCAATCTCTTTTTTACCCATTAGAATTGCTGAAATTGCTTTTTCCGGAGGAAGACCTTGGTGTTGCAGTTTTTTATATTTTTTATGCACTCTTAGAGCTTTTAGATATGCCAATAATATTTTAGTTTTGCTATCTGAGAAGTGACTGCCAATAACACTAAAAGCTCGCCAGACAGCAAAACGGGAGCTGCGAACATCAATTCTGGTGTCAATAACCTTTGGCAAACCGTCCAAGGCGTGATTAATCATATCCGGTAGCCCTAAAAATTTTGGGCAATAAATACTTTTACCGTTTAAACACACAACTCTGGGAATAAATAAAAAATCAACCTTATTTTTCAAGGTTTGAACATGTCCAAAGAACACTTTTATAGGAACACATGCATCTGCCAGTGCCTCGCGAACCCCGGCATCAATAATCTCTCTGGAAGTTTTGCCGGAGGTTAGAACCCTTACGCCCAGTTCGCTAAAAAAAGTTTTAGCCATAGGATAATACATATAATAAAATAGCGATTGTGGAATACCTACCTTTGTTGCCACTGTTTTCTTCCTTTCGCATGAAGTAACAATGCATTATTTTTCCATATTATATAATTTCTTCTACAAAACTATTATTAAATCCTTCTAATTAATATTCTAACAATGGTGTATAATACAAGTGTAAAATATGGAAGGTGGGGTTCTATTGAAACTGATAGAAAAAACAATTTCGTCTCAGATCTTGCATAAAGGTAAGGTTGTAAATTTACGAGTGGACTCAGTGGAGCTTCCCAACGGTAAAATTGCCTCCAGAGAAGTGGTAGAACATTCCGGGGCAGTGGCTGTTGTGCCAATAACAGATGCAGGGGAGGTTTTACTGGTACGTCAATACCGTCATCCGCTGAAAGAGGTAATATTAGAAATACCGGCAGGCAAACTGGATGCAGGGGAAAGACCTGAACAATGTGTGAAGAGGGAATTGTTAGAAGAAACGGGTATGGAGGCCGATGATATTAAACTTATGTTTAGTACATACAGTAGTCCGGGGTTTTGTGATGAAATTTTACACCTGTACATTGCCCGTAAAATGACTTATCGCGGTCAAAAGTTGGATGAGGATGAGTTTGTAAAAGTAGAAAAATATCCATTGGATGAGGCCATAAAAATGATATATAAAGGAGAAATTAAAGATTGCAAATCAATTGCCGGGCTACTTTCAGCAAAGCAGTTTTTCTAAGTAACAAACATGACCGGAAAAAATAAATAAAGGGCTGAAACTAGCCCTTTATTCTTTCTACGATGATTTGCCCATTTTTCAGTTTTGCAACTTCAGGATATTGAGGCTCCTCTTCCGGTGAAGTAACTATGGCTGAACCAATCCGTAGTTGAGTGGGGCATAGCTTACCTGCAATTACTTGGGCATTTAAATCACCGGAAACCCCTGCATGGACAACACCGCTGCAGCGACCTATGACCAATATATATCCTGTGGCAATTATTTCAGCACCTGCATGCACATCTCCCATGACCACAACATGTCCGTCATATTGGATACTCTGCCCGGAGCGTAAGGTCCGTTTTATCAGCAGGGTCTTTTGGTCACCGGGTGGAGAAGAAGATTTCTTTGTATGCTGTGGCATATTGTCATTTGTAGGAACTGTTTTATTTCCACGGGGCAGAACAACCTGTTCTTCACTTAATACCAGCCCGTATTGAATGCAAATATTCTCCAGTTCATTTTTTTGATTTTCAAGCAAGTTTTTTTCATTATGCAGGGAAAATTTAGCCCCCTTAAAAAAACCCTTTGCAGAAGCCATTTTCCTATGTAAAGAATCTTTTATTTCTTCAAAATCGGCATTAGAATCATATAAAATAACAAGGCCTTGCCGGGTGCCTTTAATAGTCACCGGTTCACCCATACTGATCTCCCTTTCCATATATTGTATTATGCTATAGATTTCGACTTATAAAGCTAATATCCTGCCATATTATATCAAAAAAACATCTACTTAATATATTTAGATAAAAATATACTATATTTTGAGAAAATCTTACTACTTTATAGCAGGAAAATGTAGCTTAAGTATAGAATAGATTAAATTTATGGTTTAAAAGATTCTGAAAACAAGCTGTACAATTGTTTGGACAAACAGTCAAAAATTAGAACGGAGGTTAATGCTTTTATGACAGAATTTCGGCACAATATGCTAGATTACGACAAAACATATGCAGAGTTTCGATGGAATGCACCGGAGTATTATAATTTTGCAGACGTAGTGGATAAATGGGCAGAAAATCCCGATAAACTTGCCATGATTTGGGCAGATGACAAGGGTAATGAAGTAAAACGCACATTTAATGATTTTAAAGAGCAATCATGTCGAGTTGCTAACGTTTTAACTAACAGCGGTGTAAAACAAGGGGACTGTGTGGTTGTCATATTGCCACGGCTAATTGAATGGTGGGAAATAATGATTGGGTGCTTAAGGATGGGTGCCATCATCAGCCCAGGCACTATACAACTTACCCCTAAGGATATCGAGTTTAGAATAAATACGGCCAAGGCAGTGGCTATAGTTACAGACGAAGACAATGCAGGGAAGGTTGAAGAAATTGCTGCCAATTGTCCTTCATTAAAAACTAAAGTGGTGGTGGGCAATAGAGAAGGTTGGATAAATTATGCCCAGGCAGTCAGTAATGCATCCGATAAGTTTACCACTGCAAAAACTAAAGGCACAGACGGAGCATTATTATATTTTACATCGGGAACCACCGGTTACCCCAAGATGACACTACATACTAACATTAGCTATCCATACGCACACATAGTGACCGGAAAATACTGGCTGGACTTGCGTGAAGATGACTTGCACTGGAATTTGTCAGATACCGGTTGGGCCAAGGCTGCCTGGAGCAGCTTATTTGGACCTTGGCACCAGGGTAGCTGTTTGTTTACATATCATGAAACCGGAAAGTTTAATCCAAGGAACATGTTAGATTTATTATGTAAATACCCAATTACCACCTTGTGTGCAGCTCCCACCATCTACCGTATGCTTGTACTTGAGGATTTAAGTCAATATAAGTTTTCAACGTTACGACACTGTGTAGGAGCAGGAGAGCCCCTAAACCCTGAGGTAATATCAGTATGGCGTGAGCATACCGGCATAACCATTAGAGATGGGTATGGGCAAACGGAAACAGTCATGGTGCTGGGCAACTTCCCCTGTTTAGAAGTGCGTCAAGGTTCAATGGGTAAACCTGCACCGGGCTTTAAGGTAGCGATAATTGATGACACCGGAACAGAATTACCGGCCGGTAAAGAGGGTGACATTGCCATCGAGGTTGAACCTGAGCCACCGGCAGGCCTATTTAAGGAATATTGGCAAGACCCCATTAAAACACTGGCCACCAGAAGGGGGCGCTGGTATGTTACCGGTGACAGGGGTGTGGTTGATGAAGACGGCTATTTTTGGTTTGTAGGGCGCAGCGATGATGTAATATTAGCTTCCGGCTATCGCATAGGGCCCTTTGAAGTGGAAAGTGCGCTAATTGAGCACCCTGCTGTTGCTGAATCGGCAGTGGTTGCAAGCCCTGATGAGCTTAGGGGTGAAATAGTGAAGGCCTACGTGGTCCTTGCTGAGGGTTATCAGCCATCCTTAGAGCTTGTTAAAGAACTACAAAACCATGTTAAAAAGATTACTGCCCCTTATAAATATCCCAGGGAAATTGAGTTTATAGACAGTCTCCCCAAGACAGTAAGTGGAAAAATTCGCCGAGTTCAACTACGACAGATGGAAAGAGCAAAGAAAGGCCTACCACCCTTAAAATAACAAAGGCGGACTTAGTCCACCAATATAAAGCCTTATTTACTTAAAACTACCTAGGGGCGGTTTCCATACCGCCCCTCATTAATAAGGCAGGTTAGAAAACCCGCTCCTCAAATAAATTTCCTGATAAATGTTGCTTTGTTTCAAGTGTGTGGGTAAACAGATGAATGTTTAGTCGTATCTAATGGCGTAACGGCAGAAATTTTTACATTGGGGCGAATAATAAGGTGATACACATTCATCAGCATACCCGGGTAGTGCAGCATAACAGGCGGGGGTATTTTCCGGTTTAGCATACCTGCAATTTACACATACTGGTGTGCAACCAAACCTAATGCAAATACTACCCCTGGCTCCAATCTTTACTGGGTAATAACATTGTGGTAATGGTATGTTTTTAATTGCACCGTTCACTAATATCACCTCTGTTCCTCAACTTGTCAATTAACTAATTATAACGCTTAAAATTTAATTGGTAAAGTTATTACTATTATTTTCTATATGATCCCAAATGGCTTCTAATATTACTTCATTTAAGGTTTGGCCACGTTCAAAGGCTAAGGCGGTTAGTTTTAATGTTAACTTTGGGGGTAATAGTAATTCAATCCTATCAAGCACCGGTTTATCAGAACCCTTTGTTTGTTCCATGATAACACCTCCTGTGGCATCATATGCCGCTAAGCTGTCAACGGTTTAACTTCAATAAAAATTTTTCTCGTCTTTTACATTCCTCTTGTAAAAAAATATAGACGTGTAGTCACGCCTATATACAAAAAACCCCTTTTATTTATGTTTTTCCTGAATTGGTATAGTTTTAGAGTCGTTAAATAATACCTGATTGCCATTATTAATTTTAGGTTCACCAGGGGCAGGGGATAAAGAGTAGATATGACGGCTAGCTTCCAGCATACTTGCATTCATGGTTTCTATACCCCTACGCAATGAAGTTACCGTATTGCTTACACCTTGAATTATGTTTAATGCTTGCCTGAGTTGGACTTCTATTTCAGGACGTGTAGAAAGAGCAAAAATTAATAACTGTACTGTGGGGTCAGTATGATAATAATAATTATCTGGGTCTTTTTTGTCCCCAAATATTGGATTTGTCATACCGCTCGATTATGCCTCCTCTCCATAATTTGTCACGGTATATGATACGAATTAAATGATAATTATGTTACTGATATATGCAAATTGCAGTCAAGTACTCCACCAAGTTGAAATGTTAAAATATTACAATATTTTTATTGCAGACGACAAAAGAAGTCAGTATCTCCAAAGGTAAAAATTAAGAACTCCTTGAATATTTAGATAGAGAAAAAAGATACAAATAGGAAGCGGGAGGAAATGTTGTATGTTACTTTTAAGGGATATTTTGAGTAAAGCCAACGAGTTTAGAACTCTTGCAATGTCGCTGTTTGACGAGTTTAATCCTGTTTTAAGCCGTGGGGGCATCATGCACATTATAGAAACTGACCCACATAAAATTATAGAAGCTGCCAAAGAAGGAAAAATCCCATTTACCGGGCAAAATGGAGCCTTAACCATATTGAGGTTAAAAAAGCGTCTATTAGATATGCAAAGTTATTTTTACGATTTCTCTGAATACCTAGAACCGGTAGATTTATTGCCATATTTAGAACAAAATGAATATCGTTATGTTATGACAAAGGCAAGAGAAAATAACGATGATTTAGTATCAGCTTGTAAAATTGGCAATATTATGTTTGTAACTGTGATCAGGGAGATAGTTCCAAACGATACACGTTGGAACTTAGCTTTATATAGAATTAAAGAGAAGTGGAGAAAACAAAACATTAAAAGGGTGGTGTAAAATAAACAACCAAACCATAATTGGGTTTGGTTGTTATAATTTTTCACACATTATATTTTTGACGTTAGCCATAATAAAGACAGAGCCAAGCAACCAACAAAAAATATTAAAGGAGGCGATATTAATGGCTCGTAGTTCAAACCAACACGTAAAAGCTGGTGCTTCCAGTGCCCTAAACCAAATGAAGTATGAAATTGCAAACGAATTAGGTATTTCTAATTACCAACAAATGGATAAGGGGCAACTGCCCAGCCGTGTGAACGGTTATGTAGGTGGTAACATGACCAAACGTCTGGTAGCCTTTGCTGAGCAAGCCCTTGCAAATGGTCAAACGGCTCAAGTAACCCAATCCGCGCCTTTGGAAACCCCTCAACAATAACACGTGTAGGGCAACGGACATAGGCAAAGCCAAAGAGAGCAGGTGTCTGTTGAACCCTGAAAATGTCTGTGACTAACCGCCTCTGTATGGAGGCGGTTTCATTTTTAATTCTAATCGGTATTATACCTTAATAATGTTAATTTATACATAATAATGTTTTTTTACCTGAAACATAGGGTGCAATATTTGACAAAGCTTTGATAGTATCTATGTTATTATGAGAAGTAAATTTATGGTAATCAGGAGTTGTTTTTTATTGTTTTCTTACAACGATTTATATCTCTTTCATAAAGGTTTGCATTATCAAATATATAGGAAAATGGGTGCCCATATCAGGTTAAAAAAACAAAAGTCTGGCGTACAATTTGCTGTGTGGGCACCCAAGGCAGCTGAGGTTAGGGTGGTTGGCGATTTCAATAATTGGAACGGTGATCACCATTTGATGAAAAAAAGAAAGGATTCCGGTATATGGACACTTTTCGTGCCTGAATTAAAAGAAGGTGATATATATAAATACCAAATTATAACAGATCAAGGAGAAACCATTTTAAAATCTGACCCCTATGGTTTTTATGCCCAATGTAGACCGCAAACAGCTTCAAAGGTTTTTAATTTAGGCAGTTATCATTGGGGGGATAGCAAATGGCAAAAAAAGAAGAAAATAAAACTAAGACAAAGATATCCGTTAAATATATATGAAGTACATTTAGGATCATGGAAGCGGGGTCACAATAATAGCTTTTTAACATATCGTCATTTAGCCAATGA
This window of the Desulfofalx alkaliphila DSM 12257 genome carries:
- a CDS encoding acyl-CoA dehydratase activase-related protein; its protein translation is MGHSHIAFKMLLEEMGNEVIVPPRPSKKTLDLGVKYAPEFACLPYKILLGTYLETIEKGMDTIVTSGGYGPCRAGHYAHLHQCIIQDLGHPVDLICFESPKEHPLNFIRNVRKLNQARLSYLAIYKAIKRGWHKLKALDKMEQLSHKIRPRELKCGSATRVYKQAQGWLDEARTHDEIAEAEAAGIKAFKEIPIDPNRQILKVGLVGEIYVLLEPASNLEIEETLGNMGVEVERSMYLTGWTKDNLGSGTEELVSVTEAAQPYLPELIGGHGRDTVGHTVLYAKRGFDGVIQLAPFTCIPEIVARTILPKVSKMHNIPVLTFFLDEQTGKAGMATRLEAFVDLLRRKHRQNSFHLSTAT
- a CDS encoding acyl-CoA dehydratase activase-related protein; translated protein: MATKVGIPQSLFYYMYYPMAKTFFSELGVRVLTSGKTSREIIDAGVREALADACVPIKVFFGHVQTLKNKVDFLFIPRVVCLNGKSIYCPKFLGLPDMINHALDGLPKVIDTRIDVRSSRFAVWRAFSVIGSHFSDSKTKILLAYLKALRVHKKYKKLQHQGLPPEKAISAILMGKKEIAAHHKDYHLRFAVLGYPYAVHDSYISINILEKLNRLGVKVITVEQVPISQLNKQNNKIPKNMFWTFSDMVLKSAFHFFENGKVDGIIHLTAFGCGPDSMVDKYMELESKKHTHIPFMTVTIDEHSGEAGIFTRLEAFVDMVKRRKEAMKNA
- a CDS encoding NUDIX hydrolase: MKLIEKTISSQILHKGKVVNLRVDSVELPNGKIASREVVEHSGAVAVVPITDAGEVLLVRQYRHPLKEVILEIPAGKLDAGERPEQCVKRELLEETGMEADDIKLMFSTYSSPGFCDEILHLYIARKMTYRGQKLDEDEFVKVEKYPLDEAIKMIYKGEIKDCKSIAGLLSAKQFF
- the minC gene encoding septum site-determining protein MinC, whose translation is MGEPVTIKGTRQGLVILYDSNADFEEIKDSLHRKMASAKGFFKGAKFSLHNEKNLLENQKNELENICIQYGLVLSEEQVVLPRGNKTVPTNDNMPQHTKKSSSPPGDQKTLLIKRTLRSGQSIQYDGHVVVMGDVHAGAEIIATGYILVIGRCSGVVHAGVSGDLNAQVIAGKLCPTQLRIGSAIVTSPEEEPQYPEVAKLKNGQIIVERIKG
- a CDS encoding AMP-binding protein, whose protein sequence is MTEFRHNMLDYDKTYAEFRWNAPEYYNFADVVDKWAENPDKLAMIWADDKGNEVKRTFNDFKEQSCRVANVLTNSGVKQGDCVVVILPRLIEWWEIMIGCLRMGAIISPGTIQLTPKDIEFRINTAKAVAIVTDEDNAGKVEEIAANCPSLKTKVVVGNREGWINYAQAVSNASDKFTTAKTKGTDGALLYFTSGTTGYPKMTLHTNISYPYAHIVTGKYWLDLREDDLHWNLSDTGWAKAAWSSLFGPWHQGSCLFTYHETGKFNPRNMLDLLCKYPITTLCAAPTIYRMLVLEDLSQYKFSTLRHCVGAGEPLNPEVISVWREHTGITIRDGYGQTETVMVLGNFPCLEVRQGSMGKPAPGFKVAIIDDTGTELPAGKEGDIAIEVEPEPPAGLFKEYWQDPIKTLATRRGRWYVTGDRGVVDEDGYFWFVGRSDDVILASGYRIGPFEVESALIEHPAVAESAVVASPDELRGEIVKAYVVLAEGYQPSLELVKELQNHVKKITAPYKYPREIEFIDSLPKTVSGKIRRVQLRQMERAKKGLPPLK
- a CDS encoding alpha/beta-type small acid-soluble spore protein, which codes for MARSSNQHVKAGASSALNQMKYEIANELGISNYQQMDKGQLPSRVNGYVGGNMTKRLVAFAEQALANGQTAQVTQSAPLETPQQ